In Pectobacterium aroidearum, the following are encoded in one genomic region:
- a CDS encoding GFA family protein, whose protein sequence is MTIKSYLGGCLCGQIRFRASGEPGNPHACSCTFCQQHSGAPTLLWVEFPRSAVEWIGEGGEPARYRSSDYSSRAFCPHCGSTLGAIDDEPTIALTIGNFDEKNSPELKPTSHSFEDCCPRWE, encoded by the coding sequence GTGACGATAAAATCATATTTGGGCGGATGTTTATGTGGTCAGATTCGGTTCAGGGCCTCGGGTGAACCGGGCAATCCACATGCCTGTTCCTGTACTTTTTGCCAGCAGCATTCCGGTGCGCCAACGCTGTTGTGGGTTGAGTTTCCCCGGTCGGCAGTTGAATGGATTGGTGAAGGCGGAGAACCCGCGCGCTATCGGTCGTCTGATTACTCCAGCCGGGCTTTTTGCCCGCACTGCGGCAGCACGCTGGGAGCGATTGATGATGAGCCAACCATTGCGCTGACGATTGGAAATTTTGATGAGAAAAACAGCCCGGAGCTGAAGCCAACGTCACATTCGTTCGAGGACTGCTGCCCGCGCTGGGAATAA
- a CDS encoding MFS transporter translates to MKFIKLPLLAQISSAHLVSHFHMMVLPALIPLLSAQRDISFVELGFALSVFNIVSACVQTPIGFMVDRIGARRTLTAGLALGSLCFLSLGFSDSYVWLVAAMGLAGVANAVYHPADYALLSRGIDEKRMGRAFSVHTFSGFLGTAIAPGILLSIAAFSGINSAFIVSGIIGLLTIPLLLTDRDEPSRVKPAAATGTQPGKSRAPVFTLPILALLILFLLLNLSTGSIQNFSVTALVTGYDLSLSQANVALTAFLFASAFGVLAGGSLADKTKRHGLVATAALAVTAVLVSIVAMYSLPTIVLVPLLAAAGFLSGMIAPSRDMLVRAASPPGAEGRVFGIVSTGFNIGGAAGPVLFGWLLDHGHPHAIFWSAVIFMLITAFITLLQEMRSAKRRALA, encoded by the coding sequence ATGAAATTCATAAAATTACCGCTACTGGCGCAAATCTCATCAGCGCATTTGGTGAGTCACTTCCATATGATGGTGCTGCCTGCACTGATTCCACTGCTGTCAGCTCAGCGCGATATCAGTTTTGTCGAGCTCGGGTTTGCACTCAGCGTATTCAACATTGTCTCCGCCTGTGTGCAGACGCCAATTGGTTTTATGGTGGATCGCATCGGCGCGCGCCGTACGTTAACCGCAGGTTTAGCACTCGGAAGCCTCTGTTTTCTCTCGCTCGGTTTCTCAGACAGCTATGTTTGGTTGGTTGCCGCGATGGGGCTGGCTGGCGTGGCAAACGCAGTTTATCACCCGGCGGATTACGCCTTATTGTCGCGCGGGATTGATGAAAAACGCATGGGCCGCGCGTTCTCAGTGCATACCTTCTCCGGCTTTCTGGGCACGGCCATTGCGCCCGGCATTTTGCTGTCCATCGCCGCCTTTTCCGGCATCAATAGCGCCTTCATCGTTTCCGGCATCATCGGCTTACTGACGATACCGCTGCTTCTGACGGATCGCGATGAACCTAGCCGAGTGAAACCTGCAGCGGCAACAGGCACCCAGCCGGGCAAATCGCGCGCGCCCGTGTTCACGCTGCCGATTCTGGCGCTGCTGATTCTGTTCCTGCTGCTGAATTTAAGTACGGGTTCAATCCAGAATTTCTCCGTGACGGCGTTAGTCACGGGCTACGATTTGTCGCTGTCGCAGGCTAACGTGGCGCTTACCGCGTTCTTGTTCGCCAGTGCCTTTGGCGTACTGGCTGGCGGTTCACTGGCGGATAAAACCAAACGCCACGGGCTGGTAGCGACAGCAGCGCTGGCCGTGACTGCCGTGCTCGTCAGTATTGTTGCCATGTATTCCTTACCGACTATCGTCCTGGTGCCGTTGCTGGCTGCTGCAGGTTTCCTCTCCGGTATGATCGCCCCTTCCCGGGATATGCTGGTACGCGCTGCCTCACCGCCGGGAGCGGAAGGACGGGTCTTTGGGATTGTTTCTACTGGCTTCAACATCGGCGGTGCTGCAGGACCCGTGCTGTTCGGCTGGCTGCTGGATCACGGCCACCCTCACGCTATTTTCTGGTCTGCCGTCATCTTTATGCTGATTACCGCTTTCATCACGCTGCTACAGGAAATGCGCAGCGCCAAACGCCGTGCATTAGCCTGA